From one Larimichthys crocea isolate SSNF chromosome XVIII, L_crocea_2.0, whole genome shotgun sequence genomic stretch:
- the sucla2 gene encoding succinate--CoA ligase [ADP-forming] subunit beta, mitochondrial, whose amino-acid sequence MASSLLCGLCVRSCGARAALSAASKVLGGSPGLFVGHVSPVQAQQQRNLSLHEYMSIGLLKDAGISVPAGMVASSSEEAYTVAKQIGSKDLVVKAQVLAGGRGKGTFEGGLKGGVKIVYSPEEARDISSQMIGRKLYTKQTGEAGRICNQVFICERRYPRREYYFAITMERSFQGPVLIGSSQGGVNIEDVAAENPDAIVKEPIDIVEGIKKEQAVKVAQLMGFPPALVDEAAENMIKLYNLFIKYDASMLEINPMVEDSSGMVMCMDAKINFDSNAEYRQKKVFAMRDWTQEDPRDRQAAKADLNYIGLDGTIGCLVNGAGLAMATMDIIKLHGGTPANFLDVGGGATAHQVTEAFKLITSDRKVQAILVNIFGGIMRCDVIAQGIIMAVRDLDLKIPIVVRLQGTRVDDAKALIAASPLKILACDDLDEAAKMVVKLSEIVSLAKEAQVDITFQLPI is encoded by the exons GTTCTGGGAGGTTCTCCAGGTCTGTTCGTGGGCCACGTGTCCCCGGTCCAGGCCCAGCAGCAGAGGAACCTCTCCCTGCATGAGTACATGAGCATCGGGCTGCTGAAGGACGCCGGCATCTCGGTGCCGGCCGGCATGGTGGCCAGCTCGTCAGAGGAGGCGTACACTGTGGCCAAGCAGATCG gctctAAGGACCTGGTGGTGAAAGCTCAGGTTCTGGCTGGTGGCAGAGGAAAGGGGACGTTTGAGGGCGGTCTGAAGGGCGGAGTCAAAATCGTCTACTC GCCTGAGGAGGCCCGTGACATCTCGTCTCAGATGATTGGTCGAAAGCTGTACACGAAGCAGACGGGGGAGGCGGGTCGAATCTGTAACCAGGTGTTCATCTGTGAGCGCAGGTATCCACGCAGAGAGTATTACTTCGCCATCACCATGGAGCGGTCCTTCCAG GGTCCTGTGCTGATTGGCAGCTCACAGGGCGGCGTCAACATCGAAGATGTCGCTGCAGAAAATCCAGACGCCATCGTGAAGGAGCCCATCGATATCGTGGAGGGCATCAAGAAGGAGCAGGCAGTCAAG GTCGCTCAGCTGATGGGCTTCCCTCCGGCTCTGGTGGACGAGGCTGCAGAGAACATGATCAAACTCTACAACCTGTTCATCAAGTATGACGCCTCCATGCTGGAGATCAACCCCATGGTGGAGGACTCTTCTGGcatgg TCATGTGCATGGACGCCAAGATCAACTTTGACTCCAACGCAGAGTACCGTCAGAAGAAGGTGTTCGCCATGCGGGACTGGACTCAGGAGGACCCACGAGACCGGCAGGCCGCCAAGGCCGACCTCAACTACATCGGACTGGACGGAACCATCGGCTGTCTGG TGAACGGAGCCGGGCTCGCCATGGCAACCATGGACATCATCAAACTGCACGGCGGCACGCCCGCCAACTTCCTGGATGTAGGAGGCGGAGCCACAGCTCATCAGGTGACCGAGGCGTTCAAGCTCATCACGTCAGACAGGAAG gttcAGGCGATCCTCGTCAACATCTTTGGAGGCATCATGAGATGTGATGTCATCGCTCAGGGCATCATCATGGCCGTCAGAGACCTGGACCTGAAGATCCCCATCGTGGTGCGGCtacaag ggaccaGAGTGGATGACGCCAAAGCTCTGATTGCTGCCAGTCCACTGAAGATCCTCGCCTGTGATGACCTGGACGAGGCCGCCAAAAtg gttgtTAAACTTTCTGAGATTGTGTCGTTGGCGAAAGAAGCTCAGGTGGACATCACCTTCCAGCTGCCCATCTGA
- the LOC104939722 gene encoding LOW QUALITY PROTEIN: uncharacterized protein LOC104939722 (The sequence of the model RefSeq protein was modified relative to this genomic sequence to represent the inferred CDS: deleted 1 base in 1 codon): MLRMPRGKSYRRSQAAKRRVERQETRWFPAAHPSKKFVLLVGDSHLRALVDGFVAMPEGPLAFGFMSTPGGTAAQLRTELVAAVLPRDPDAVVLLAPSNNLTACQGLEDSAADFASLLRCARSRWGNVAVLDFPPRLGRAEEQRSQELLRMAYNSVCVKQGVHFHHIAQHFPLHHLDLWARDNTHLSDNAGMPILAYLLWQAAVRQLAEPEAEPPATPVPSSPYLPRFATRVVVVGEERQPRPEANPDGWLTIVKGQKRSLPEAELDQQVAHKMVELKECFIPLTPVRFSPSILALVEKTSPSVLPSPQETTSAPVQKRRTVPARRRLPREQVHTVVSHGAVSRDPKPVTPVPVAQEVECVDVEVCFLASPTSAVPTTAMDEDEATQGVVDLTLEPGPRSVVVTTRVGDEPPPGLPQLSPTPGVNAVADGPGFPQLSPTPGVDAVVDGPGQRTDSAIKYVGSPRSLVEKCVQGSFHQGNPVLHNPGVQCMAVALVSFAKHSVHSVFQWETKDLDTVVFLGDDLYSFLCGSNADDDVPRLLCVPELPRQYVVDGQNLAFDYGEWVTGTVGVGQGELSDAGVGMSLRKGLEYMLGKYSTCFLTLASSTCAVICEHGRYAIVDSHARNACGMVDVGGKSVVVHLASLEDLCSYVGHLSVSLGAEHRPFEIAAVSVTIPVTDDHTSECLSDHVVCVDSTESASGVDSSSFKRKRSAVSVTIPVTDDDISECSSDHVICVGSTESASGVGSRRFKRKRSAVSVTIPVTDDHISECLSDHVVCVDGTESASWVDGSTFKRNRSDVNFTSKKRKSSDTTGVNADVEFICDVSSKGLQFDPIDLKVAQALCKQLNVDFEKQNREMCLSAGTLGTPCLSDTIVADGNCSFAPWLKLCLHLLFAIPDVCAAGLMGGLAERLRRVGYLSSAVNPIVYTLFNKRTGGVLRLCRAGTTRRETLQLYGQHHPAAGYSSTHLPTS; the protein is encoded by the exons ATGTTGAGA ATGCCGCGGGGCAAGTCATACCGCCGGTCTCAGGCTGCcaagaggagggtggagaggcAGGAGACAAG GTGGTTTCCTGCTGCTCACCCTAGCAAGAAG tttgttcttcTTGTGGGTGACTCCCACCTGCGCGCGTTAGTGGATGGCTTCGTGGCGATGCCAGAGGGACCGCTGGCCTTCGGGTTCATGTCCACCCCCGGTGGCACTGCGGCG CAGCTCAGGACTGAGCTTGTGGCCGCCGTGCTCCCTCGTGACCCTGATGCCGTGGTTCTACTCGCGCCGAGTAACAACCTGACGGCTTGCCAGGGTCTCGAAGACTCAGCAGCAGATTTCGCCTCCCTGCTACGATGCGCGCGTAGCCGTTGGGGCAACGTTGCTGTCTTGGACTTCCCACCTCGTCTCGGTCGAGCAGAGGAACAGAGGTCCCAGGAGTTGTTGAGGATGGCCtacaactctgtgtgtgtgaagcagg GTGTGCATTTCCACCACATCGCGCAGCACTTCCCTCTCCACCACCTTGACTTGTGGGCCAGAGACAAC ACTCACCTGAGCGACAACGCGGGGATGCCTATCCTCGCGTACCTCCTTTGGCAGGCAGCCGTGAGGCAGCTTGCTGAGCCGGAGGCAGAGCCACCTGCGACGCCTGTGCCCAGCTCTCCGTACCTCCCCCGGTTTGCCACCCGGGTGGTTGTTGTGGGGGAGGAACGGCAGCCTCGCCCTGAAGCCAACCCGGACGGTTGGCTGACAATTGTGAAAGGGCAGAAG CGCAGTCTGCCTGAGGCTGAGCTGGACCAGCAGGTGGCCCACAAGATG gTGGAGCTGAAGGAGTGCTTCATTCCACTCACTCCTGTGCGATTCAGCCCGTCCATCTTGGCTCTCGTGGAGAAGACCAGCCCCTCTGTTCTCCCTTCTCCTCAGGAAACGACTTCTGCTCCTGTGCAG AAGCGCAGGACGGTTCCTGCGCGGAGAAGGCTGCCAAGAGAACAG GTGCACACAGTCGTGTCACATGGGGCGGTTTCTCGCGATCCGAAACCTGTCACTCCAGTGCCAGTGGCACAGGAG GTGGAATGTGTAGATGTGGAGGTGTGTTTCTTGGCATCACCTACCAGTGCAGTGCCCACGACTGCGATGGATGAG GATGAGGCCACACAGGGTGTTGTGGACCTGACGTTGGAGCCAGGACCCAGGAGCGTGGTGGTGACAACTCGTGTGGGAGATGAG CCACCACCAGGATTGCCACAACTGAGCCCAACCCCAGGAGTGAATGCAGTTGCGGACGGACCTGGATTTCCACAACTGAGCCCAACTCCAGGAGTGGACGCAGTTGTTGACGGACCTGGACAGCGCACGGACAGTGCAATCAAGTATGTGGGATCTCCTCGTTCGTTAGTAGAGAAATGTGTTCAAGGTTCTTTTCATCAGGGAAATCCTGTGTTGCACAACCCCGGTGTTCAGTGCATGGCTGTAGCGTTAGTCAGCTTTGCTAAACACAGTGTTCATAGTGTCTTTCAGTGGGAGACGAAAGATTTGgacactgttgtgtttttagggGATGATTTGTATTCGTTTTTGTGTGGTAGTAACGCGGACGACGATGTGCCTAGGTTGTTGTGCGTTCCCGAGTTGCCCCGTCAGTATGTCGTTGATGGGCAGAATTTGGCTTTTGATTATGGTGAGTGGGTGACAGGGACAGTGGGCGTGGGTCAGGGAGAGCTCAGTGATGCAGGTGTGGGTATGTCATTGAGGAAAGGGCTAGAGTACATGCTTGGCAAATACAGCACGTGTTTTCTGACGTTGGCGAGCAGTACTTGTGCTGTTATTTGTGAGCATGGTCGTTACGCGATAGTTGATTCACATGCACGTAATGCATGTGGAATGGTAGACGTAGGTGGGAAAAGTGTTGTTGTACATTTGGCATCACTTGAGGATCTTTGCAGCTATGTAGGGCACTTATCTGTTTCACTTGGTGCTGAACACAGGCCTTTTGAGattgctgctgtttctgtgactATTCCTGTCACAGATGACCACACATCAGAGTGTTTGTCTGATCACGTGGTGTGCGTTGATAGCACAGAGTCCGCTTCAGGAGTAGACAGCAGTAGTTTTAAGCGTAAGAgatctgctgtttctgtgactATTCCTGTCACAGATGACGACATTTCAGAGTGCTCGTCTGATCATGTGATCTGTGTTGGTAGCACAGAGTCCGCTTCAGGGGTAGGTAGCAGGCGTTTTAAGCGCAAGAgatctgctgtttctgtgactATTCCTGTCACAGATGACCACATTTCAGAGTGTTTGTCTGATCACGTGGTGTGTGTTGATGGCACGGAGTCCGCTTCATGGGTAGATGGCAGTACTTTTAAGCGGAACAGATCCGATGTAAACTTTACTtcaaaaaagaggaaaagttcTGACACCACAGGTGTCAATGCAGATGTAGAGTTTATTTGTGATGTTTCTTCAAAGGGGTTGCAGTTTGATCCCATTGATCTAAAAGTCGCACAAGCGTTGTGCAAACAGTTAAATGTTGACTTtgagaaacagaacagagagatgTGTTTATCGGCTGGCACGTTGGGAACTCCTTGCTTGAGTGACACCATTGTAGCCGATGGTAATTGTTCTTTCGCGCCGTGGCTCAAGCTGTGTCT GCATCTACTTTTCGCGATACCCGACGTGTGCGCCGCCGGACTGATGGGCGGTCTTGCTGAACGTCTTCGTCGGGTGGGATACCTGTCGTCCGCCGTGAACCCGATAGTCTACACGCTGTTCAATAAACGTACTGGCGGCGTTCTGCGGTTATGTCGTGCCGGTACCACCCGAAGagaaactctgcagctctaCGGTCAACACCATCCCGCCGCTGGCTATAGCTCCACCCACCTGCCCACGAGCTAG